Proteins found in one Papio anubis isolate 15944 chromosome 13, Panubis1.0, whole genome shotgun sequence genomic segment:
- the ALDOB gene encoding fructose-bisphosphate aldolase B has translation MAHRFPALTQEQKKELSEIAHSIVANGKGILAADESVGTMGNRLQRIKVENTEENRRQFREILFSVDSSINQSIGGVILFHETLYQKDSQGKLFRNILKEKGIVVGIKLDQGGAPLAGTNKETTIQGLDGLSERCAQYKKDGVDFGKWRAVLRIADQCPSSLAIQENANALARYASICQQNGLVPIVEPEVIPDGDHDLEHCQYVTEKVLAAVYKALNDHHVYLEGTLLKPNMVTAGHACTKKYTPEQVAMATVTALHRTVPAAVPGICFLSGGMSEEDATLNLNAINLCPLPKPWKLSFSYGRALQASALAAWGGKAANKEATQEAFMKRAVANCQAAKGQYIHTGSSGAASTQSLFTACYTY, from the exons ATGGCCCACCGATTTCCAGCCCTCACCCAGGAGCAGAAGAAGGAGCTCTCAGAAATTGCCCATAGCATTGTTGCCAATGGAAAGGGGATCCTGGCTGCAGATGAATCTGTAG GTACCATGGGGAACCGCCTGCAGAGGATCAAGGTGGAAAACACCGAAGAGAACCGCCGGCAGTTCCGAGAAATCCTCTTCTCTGTGGACAGTTCCATCAACCAGAGCATCGGGGGTGTGATCCTTTTCCATGAGACCCTCTACCAGAAGGACAGCCAGGGAAAGCTGTTCAGAAACATCCTCAAGGAAAAGGGGATCGTGGTGGGAATCAAG TTAGACCAAGGAGGTGCTCCCCTTGCAggaacaaacaaagaaaccacCATTCAAG GGCTTGATGGCCTCTCAGAGCGTTGTGCTCAGTACAAGAAAGATGGCGTTGACTTTGGTAAATGGCGTGCTGTGCTGAGGATTGCCGACCAGTGTCCATCCAGCCTCGCTATCCAGGAAAACGCCAACGCCCTGGCTCGCTACGCCAGCATCTGTCAGCAG aaTGGACTTGTACCTATTGTTGAACCAGAGGTAATTCCTGATGGAGACCATGACCTGGAACACTGCCAGTACGTTACTGAGAAA GTCCTGGCTGCTGTCTACAAGGCCCTGAATGACCATCATGTTTACCTGGAGGGCACCCTGCTAAAGCCCAACATGGTGACTGCTGGACACGCCTGCACCAAGAAGTATACTCCAGAGCAAGTGGCTATGGCCACCGTAACAGCTCTCCACCGTACCGTTCCTGCAGCTGTTCCTG GCATCTGCTTTTTGTCTGGTGGCATGAGTGAAGAGGATGCTACTCTCAACCTCAATGCTATCAACCTTTGCCCTCTACCAAAGCCCTGGAAACTAAGTTTCTCTTATGGACGGGCCCTCCAGGCCAGTGCACTGGCTGCCTGGGGTGGCAAAGCTGCAAACAAGGAGGCAACCCAGGAGGCTTTTATGAAGCGGGCCGTG